One window of Halococcus salifodinae DSM 8989 genomic DNA carries:
- a CDS encoding DsrE/DsrF/DrsH-like family protein: MSTETRSTAGESIEDGAGLEARIEELEAELAAIRDDDDQRMVIIATKGTLDMAYPPLILASTAAAFGWDVTVFHTFWGLELLHEEHSQELGLSSVGNPNMPIPNVIGALPGMDRATAKLMERRIADNDVASVEELVRTALDSGVDLQACQMTIDLLDYDEADFYDGVETGVGAASAFQRMTNADIQLLV, translated from the coding sequence ATGAGCACGGAGACCCGATCCACCGCTGGCGAGTCGATCGAGGACGGTGCCGGCCTCGAAGCTCGCATCGAGGAGCTCGAAGCCGAACTCGCCGCGATCCGGGACGACGACGATCAGCGGATGGTCATCATCGCGACGAAGGGGACCCTCGACATGGCGTACCCGCCCCTGATCCTCGCTTCGACGGCCGCAGCTTTCGGCTGGGACGTGACGGTGTTTCACACGTTCTGGGGGCTCGAACTCCTCCACGAGGAACACTCTCAGGAGCTGGGCCTGAGTTCGGTCGGCAATCCCAACATGCCGATTCCGAACGTCATCGGGGCGCTTCCCGGCATGGATCGGGCGACCGCGAAGCTGATGGAGCGACGCATCGCCGACAACGACGTCGCGAGCGTCGAAGAGCTCGTTCGGACCGCACTCGATAGCGGGGTCGATCTCCAGGCGTGTCAGATGACGATCGATCTGTTGGACTACGACGAAGCCGACTTCTACGACGGCGTCGAGACGGGCGTCGGCGCGGCGAGCGCCTTCCAGCGCATGACCAACGCCGACATCCAACTCCTCGTCTGA
- a CDS encoding DUF302 domain-containing protein translates to MTLPIDPSQLDEDDIGVKRTTLEMSHEDAIEHVRTVFTDAGFGIPVEFSPSELLNEKVDADRDPYYVLGACNPAIADRALDASEDRMGGLFPCNVVVWEEEPGVQTVYHVSIMRIARLVGMAPDDDAMADIIEDTGELADEAFEAL, encoded by the coding sequence ATGACGCTCCCCATCGACCCGAGCCAGCTGGACGAAGACGACATCGGTGTGAAACGAACCACCCTGGAGATGAGCCACGAGGACGCGATCGAACACGTTCGGACGGTGTTCACCGACGCGGGCTTCGGCATCCCTGTCGAGTTCTCGCCGTCGGAGCTCCTCAACGAGAAGGTCGACGCCGACCGCGACCCGTACTACGTGCTGGGTGCGTGCAACCCCGCGATCGCCGACCGCGCGCTCGACGCCAGTGAGGACCGAATGGGTGGGCTCTTTCCCTGCAACGTCGTCGTCTGGGAGGAAGAGCCCGGCGTGCAGACCGTCTATCACGTCTCGATCATGCGGATCGCCCGGCTCGTCGGGATGGCTCCGGACGACGACGCGATGGCCGACATCATCGAGGACACCGGCGAGCTCGCCGACGAAGCGTTCGAGGCGCTGTGA
- a CDS encoding sulfurtransferase TusA family protein, whose amino-acid sequence MSDEHDTAETLDVKGENCPMPVIETKQAADELESEEVLEVLATDAGSMSDIKGWAGSTAGVELVDQTDDGDVYKHYVRKTA is encoded by the coding sequence ATGAGCGACGAACACGATACTGCCGAGACGCTCGACGTCAAAGGTGAGAACTGCCCCATGCCGGTCATCGAGACCAAGCAGGCGGCCGACGAGTTGGAGAGCGAGGAGGTGCTCGAAGTGCTCGCGACCGATGCCGGGAGCATGAGCGATATCAAGGGGTGGGCCGGCTCGACCGCGGGCGTCGAACTGGTCGATCAGACCGACGACGGGGACGTGTACAAACACTACGTCCGGAAGACCGCATGA